One genomic region from Candidatus Methylomirabilota bacterium encodes:
- a CDS encoding substrate-binding domain-containing protein, which translates to MNTVGRRWLAGSLGALLVVTSLLAGHALSNDAKPFRVCADPDNLPFSNQQQQGFENKIAELVARELGAPLSYYWWPHQRGLVRNTLRADQCDVLIGIPKGYDPVLWTKPYYRSAYVIAYHEKSGRQITTLDAPALRQLRIGVHRNTPPEEALARRGILDNVVGYSLFYDPRGPTSERPSKLVTDLVVGTIDVAVAWGPLVGYFAKKLNVPLELVPLTGDPGVPLAFDISMGVKKGDQALKTRLEDVLDRRRVDIRKVLEDYGVPLLPADAPGTKGAGG; encoded by the coding sequence GTGAACACAGTGGGTCGCCGGTGGCTGGCCGGATCTCTCGGCGCGCTGCTGGTGGTGACGTCGCTCCTCGCGGGTCACGCCCTCAGCAACGACGCGAAGCCATTTCGCGTGTGCGCCGACCCCGACAATCTCCCCTTCTCCAACCAGCAACAGCAGGGCTTCGAGAACAAGATCGCCGAGCTGGTGGCGCGGGAGCTCGGCGCGCCGCTCAGCTATTACTGGTGGCCGCACCAGCGGGGACTGGTGAGGAACACGCTCCGGGCCGACCAGTGCGATGTGCTGATCGGCATCCCCAAGGGCTACGACCCGGTGCTATGGACCAAGCCGTACTATCGATCCGCCTACGTCATCGCGTACCACGAGAAGAGCGGGCGCCAGATCACGACGCTCGACGCTCCCGCCCTGCGGCAGCTTCGGATCGGCGTCCACCGCAACACGCCTCCCGAGGAGGCCCTGGCCCGACGCGGGATCCTCGACAACGTAGTCGGCTACTCGCTCTTCTACGATCCCCGCGGTCCGACGTCGGAGCGGCCCAGCAAGCTCGTGACGGACCTGGTGGTCGGCACGATCGACGTGGCCGTCGCCTGGGGCCCGCTCGTCGGCTATTTCGCGAAGAAGCTGAACGTCCCCCTCGAGCTGGTGCCCCTCACCGGTGACCCCGGCGTGCCCCTCGCCTTCGACATCTCCATGGGGGTGAAGAAGGGTGACCAGGCGTTGAAGACGCGACTGGAGGACGTGCTCGACCGCCGTCGGGTCGACATCCGGAAGGTCCTCGAGGACTACGGGGTGCCGCTGCTGCCAGCCGACGCGCCCGGGACGAAGGGGGCGGGAGGCTAA
- a CDS encoding c-type cytochrome → MRGLALGAGVALALVVGLCGPAGGQSPNAVKKLNPYTGNAQAIQEGRTLYLQRGCSGCHGVLGGGGMGMPLMDDVWKFGSSDEVLFKLIKGEIAESTMPKVFGDLEPDQVWKMIAYIRSLYVGDPSRVDW, encoded by the coding sequence GTGCGCGGTCTCGCGCTCGGCGCGGGGGTCGCCCTCGCGCTGGTGGTCGGCCTCTGCGGGCCGGCCGGCGGCCAGAGTCCCAACGCCGTCAAGAAGCTAAACCCCTACACCGGCAACGCCCAGGCGATCCAGGAAGGCCGGACGCTCTACCTGCAGCGCGGGTGCTCCGGCTGCCATGGGGTGCTGGGAGGCGGCGGCATGGGGATGCCGCTGATGGACGACGTCTGGAAGTTCGGCAGCAGCGACGAGGTGCTCTTCAAGCTGATCAAGGGCGAGATTGCCGAGAGCACGATGCCCAAGGTGTTCGGCGATCTCGAGCCGGACCAGGTGTGGAAGATGATCGCCTACATCCGCTCTCTC